The sequence below is a genomic window from Shinella zoogloeoides.
TGTCATCAAAGGCGGAACCATTGTCACCGCCGACCTCACCTACAAGGCGGACGTAAAGATCGAGGGCGGCAGGATCGTCGAGATCGGCCCCAACCTCTCGGGAGACGAAGTGCTGGATGCGGCGGGCTGTTATGTCATGCCGGGCGGCATCGATCCGCATGTTCATCTCGAAATGCCCTTCATGGGCACCTATTCGGCCGACGACTTCGAGAGCGGCACCCGCGCCGGCCTTGCCGGCGGCACGACGATGGTGGTCGATTTCTGCCTGCCCGATCCCGGCCAGTCGCTGCTCGACGCGCTGAAGCGCTGGGACAACAAATCGACCCGCGCCAATTGCGATTACTCCTTCCACATGTCCGTCACCTGGTGGGGCGAGCAGGTCTTCGACGAGATGAAGACCGTGGTCGAGGAGAAGGGCATCAACACCTTCAAGCACTTCATGGCCTATAAGGGCGCGCTGATGGTGAACGACGACGAGATGTTCGCCTCGTTCCAGCGCTGCGCCGCGCTCGGCGCCCTGCCGCTGGTCCATGCCGAAAACGGCGACGTGGTCGCCGCCATGCAGGCCAAACTGATGGACGAGGGCAACAACGGCCCGGAAGGCCACGCCTATTCGCGCCCGCCGTCGGTCGAGGGCGAGGCGACGAACCGCGCCATCATCATCGCCGACATGGCGGGCAGCCCCCTCTATGTCGTGCACACATCCTGCGAACAGGCGCACGAAGCCATCCGCCGCGCGCGCCAGAACGGCATGCGCGTCTATGGCGAACCGCTGATCCAGCATCTGACGCTCGACGAGAGCGAATATTTCAACAAGGACTGGGACCATTCCGCCCGCCGCGTCATGAGCCCGCCATTCCGCAACAAGCAGCATCAGGATTCGCTTTGGGCCGGCCTTGCGAGCGGTTCGCTGCAGGTGGTGGCGACCGACCATTGCGCCTTCACGACCGACCAGAAGCGCACCGGGCTCGGCGACTTCCGCAAGATCCCGAACGGCACCGGCGGCCTCGAAGACCGCATGCCGATGCTCTGGACCCACGGCGTCAACACCGGCCGCCTCACCATGAACGAGTTCGTCGCCGTCACCTCGACCAATATCGCGAAGATCCTCAACGTCTATCCGCGAAAGGGCGCCATCCTCGTCGGCGCCGATGCCGACATCGTGGTGTGGGACCCGAAGCGCTCCAAGACGATTTCCGCCGGCAGCCAGCAATCCTCCATCGATTACAACGTCTTCGAGGGCAAGCAGGTGACCGGCCTGCCGCGTTACACGCTGACGCGCGGCGTCGTCGCCATCGAGGAAAGCACCGTGAAGACGCGCGAAGGCCACGGCCAGTTCGTCAAACGCGAGCCCTTCACGGCCGTCAACAAGGCGCTGTCGACCTGGAAGGAAATCACCGCGCCGCGCAAGGTGGAGCGCAGCGGCATTCCGGCGAGCGGCGTCTGATGCCTCCCGGCCCTGCGCTTTCCGCCCTTCTTCTCGGCATCGCGCTGGCCGGTCCGGCGGGGGCGGCGGCCGACATCGTCGATGGCAGCTACGGCGACAAGGAAGGCTGTCATTACGCCGAAACCGGCGAATCTTCCGGCGCCGACTTCTTCTTCCTGCTGAACAAGGAGGGCGTGACCACCGCGGCCTCCTATTGCGAATTCAAGGGTGAGGGCAAAAAGGTCGGCGGCGCAAGCGTGGTCGCGGCCGAATGCCACGAGGAAGGATCCGAGGACGTCACGCCCAACGAACTGACGCTGACGCCCGACGGCGGCGGCTATACGGTCAGCTTCCCCGACGGCACGCGCTGGGGGCCGCTGATGCGGTGCAATCCGTGAGGGCTGGATGTACGGCGCGGCTCCCCCTCTGTCCGGGTAGCGCCCTCGAAACGGCAAGGGCCCGGCTTGCCGCGGCGAGTAGCACCAACCCCGCCTTTTCGTTCAAGATTTCCGTGCCCAAAGCGATAGTCCAGACAATGCCGATTGCAATGCCGGGAAGGGACATGCAGTCTGCCGAAAACCGCGCCGTGCGAGGCGCCGAAAGATGAGCAGCATGGCTTCTTCCGATACTGTCGTGTCAGCCAGGGATCTCGGCCTTACCTTCCAGACCGCCGACGGCCCGGTCACGGCGCTGACCGGCGTCGATCTTTCCGTCGAGAAGGGTGATTTCGTCTCCTTCATCGGCCCTTCCGGCTGCGGCAAGACGACGTTCCTGCGCGTCATCGCCGATCTCGAAAAGCCGACCTCCGGCACGATCACCGTCAACGGCATGACGCCGGAGGAGGCCCGCAGGCGCCGCGCCTACGGCTATGTCTTCCAGGCCGCCGCCCTTTACCCCTGGCGCACCATCGAGAAGAACATCGCCCTGCCGCTGGAAATCATGGGCTATGCGCGGGACGAGCAGAAGGCGCGCATCGAGCGCACGCTCGATCTCGTCAACCTCACCGGCTTCGGCAAGAAATATCCCTGGCAGCTTTCCGGCGGCATGCAGCAGCGCGCCTCCATCGCCCGCGCGCTCGCCTTCGACGCCGATCTTCTGCTGATGGACGAACCCTTCGGCGCGCTCGACGAGATCGTCCGCGATCACCTCAACGAACAGCTCCTGAAACTCTGGGCGCGCACGAACAAGACGATCTGCTTCGTCACCCACTCGATCCCCGAGGCGGTCTATCTCTCGACGAAGATCGTCGTCATGAGCCCCCGCCCCGGCCGCGTCACCGACATCATCGAATCGCCGCTCCCCAGGGAACGCCCCCTCGGCATCCGCGAGACGCCGCAATTCCTCGAAATCGCCCATCGCGTGCGCGAGGGCCTGCGCGCGGGGCATAGTTATGAGGAGTGAGGCTGTGAAATTGGCGAAAACCCCTCCCCAACCCCTCCCCACAAGGGGGAGGGGCTTAAACCGCCGCCCTGTCTCTTTTCCTAAAGCCGTCGCTACTAGCAGCAGCGTTTCGGAACAAACACAATGGGAGCGTCATCGTAAGTCCCTCCCCCTTGTGGGGAGGGGTTGGGGAGGGGTCCTAATGCCGCACTCGAATGTCTCACCAAAAACGAGAGCTCGCGCCAAAACCCTGCGCCGCGAACTGACGAAGGCGGAGCAGGCCATGTGGGACATCCTCCGCGACTTTCGCACCCGCGGCGCACGGTTTCGTCGGGAGACGCCGATCGGCCCTTACATCGCGGATTTTGC
It includes:
- the hydA gene encoding dihydropyrimidinase, with product MSTVIKGGTIVTADLTYKADVKIEGGRIVEIGPNLSGDEVLDAAGCYVMPGGIDPHVHLEMPFMGTYSADDFESGTRAGLAGGTTMVVDFCLPDPGQSLLDALKRWDNKSTRANCDYSFHMSVTWWGEQVFDEMKTVVEEKGINTFKHFMAYKGALMVNDDEMFASFQRCAALGALPLVHAENGDVVAAMQAKLMDEGNNGPEGHAYSRPPSVEGEATNRAIIIADMAGSPLYVVHTSCEQAHEAIRRARQNGMRVYGEPLIQHLTLDESEYFNKDWDHSARRVMSPPFRNKQHQDSLWAGLASGSLQVVATDHCAFTTDQKRTGLGDFRKIPNGTGGLEDRMPMLWTHGVNTGRLTMNEFVAVTSTNIAKILNVYPRKGAILVGADADIVVWDPKRSKTISAGSQQSSIDYNVFEGKQVTGLPRYTLTRGVVAIEESTVKTREGHGQFVKREPFTAVNKALSTWKEITAPRKVERSGIPASGV
- a CDS encoding ABC transporter ATP-binding protein; this translates as MSSMASSDTVVSARDLGLTFQTADGPVTALTGVDLSVEKGDFVSFIGPSGCGKTTFLRVIADLEKPTSGTITVNGMTPEEARRRRAYGYVFQAAALYPWRTIEKNIALPLEIMGYARDEQKARIERTLDLVNLTGFGKKYPWQLSGGMQQRASIARALAFDADLLLMDEPFGALDEIVRDHLNEQLLKLWARTNKTICFVTHSIPEAVYLSTKIVVMSPRPGRVTDIIESPLPRERPLGIRETPQFLEIAHRVREGLRAGHSYEE